GGCCCGGGAGGCGGCAAGCGAATTATAAAAGATTCCCGGGTTGACACCAAGGCGGATCTGCACGAACCGAATGTCGTACTGCCCGTCCGAAAGGCTCATTAACCCGCTCTCGGCATACTGCCGCGCGAGCGAGGCCTCCGATTCGAGCACGGGGAAGAGCTTTCCCCACTCGCCGTTCACCCTCTCCTTGGCCTGCGCGAGCCTCGTGAGGGCGATCCGGTACTCCCGGTTGTTCGCCAGGGCCATCCTCACCGCCTCGTCCACCGCTATCTTTCGCGGGGCCTCATCCGCCGCGGGGGTGCTCCCCGTCGCGGCGAGCATGATCGCCGCGGCAATGGCCGCGATACGGACGATCCCGTTTTTTTTCATGCCCTTCATCTCGCCCTCCCTCCGGATTCCATTCCGTTTTTGAGGATGTTCATGAGGTTGCTTTCAAACCGCGCCATGTAGTCGCCCTTGAAGGCCATCTCCTCCAGCATCGTTCCCCGCGCGGGAATCTGGATGATATTAAAAAAGATTATCCCCCCGATTATCTGCAAAAAGGTGTACAGCGGATCCAGATCGCGTCGCAGATCGCCCCTTTCCTGGGCGGAACGAAGAATCGGCTCGATCCTCGCGATGATCGGGATGACCAGGCGCGGGATGGCGATCTTCTTGAAGAATTTGCCGCCGGCGGCGATCTCCCGGAGCATGGTGCGCAGCATGTCGCGGTCCACGATGGTGATCGTCTCGATATAGCGGTGAATTATCGTATACAGCTGTTCGCGCGGATCGCTCTCCTCCACGATGACTCCGACCACGCGCTCGTATATCATGCCCGCCAGATCGGAAAGAATGCGCTCGTAGAGCGCCTCCTTGCTTTTGAAATGATAATAGATCATGGCCTTGTTGACCTTCGCGTTCTTCGCGATGCGGTCGACGCGCGCGCCGTCGAAACCGTGTTCGGCGAACTCTTTGAGCGCCGCCGCGAGCACCTTTTCATCGCTTGTCCGCCTGGCCGCTTTTTCCATCATTCTCTCCTCGTTCCCGTTCAGAATTTTGACAACCGCTCGACGAGTGAGCCGAAGCCGAGCGAAAGAAGCACCACCGGCACGTAGAGCACCAGGCCCGCGACCGCCGACCAGGAGGCCCCCCTTGCGGTTACGAACCCCTCGCGTAAAGCGCCGCGAAACAGCGCAATCGTAAAGGGGATATTGACGAGCACCGCGGTATAAACTCCCGGCGCGACTTCTCCCGAATGAATCGTTATCGCGATATGGCTGAATGCGTT
The nucleotide sequence above comes from Spirochaetota bacterium. Encoded proteins:
- a CDS encoding TolC family protein; amino-acid sequence: MKGMKKNGIVRIAAIAAAIMLAATGSTPAADEAPRKIAVDEAVRMALANNREYRIALTRLAQAKERVNGEWGKLFPVLESEASLARQYAESGLMSLSDGQYDIRFVQIRLGVNPGIFYNSLAASRA
- a CDS encoding TetR/AcrR family transcriptional regulator → MMEKAARRTSDEKVLAAALKEFAEHGFDGARVDRIAKNAKVNKAMIYYHFKSKEALYERILSDLAGMIYERVVGVIVEESDPREQLYTIIHRYIETITIVDRDMLRTMLREIAAGGKFFKKIAIPRLVIPIIARIEPILRSAQERGDLRRDLDPLYTFLQIIGGIIFFNIIQIPARGTMLEEMAFKGDYMARFESNLMNILKNGMESGGRAR